One Bacillus sp. FJAT-52991 genomic region harbors:
- a CDS encoding HAAS signaling domain-containing protein → MNLIEIYIQEVTRRLPEKSREDIALELRSTIEDMLPDEPNEEDVKLVLEKLGNPVTLASGYRDRPMHLIGPRYFDVYVTLLKMVLPIAAVISLIATISEFVVGYGGEEAILQVVLSILGYGIWKVLQVGVQTFFWLTIVFAIIERADTRQDQQPLTTSLSKWTPDDLKNITYIPKKKVIGKFEVFGSLMWTAIWATLYFYANHLLGIYEGGGDGLKFVAPAFNQEVLLRYWPIVVVVIGFEIALAVYKLIKGQWTKRMAIFNAVHEFIATVVFIVILISPNVMNQEFITYMADLFTSSAKQFEMWFVEGGIIIFIAFASITIFDGFRKARI, encoded by the coding sequence ATGAATCTGATTGAGATTTACATCCAAGAAGTGACTCGTAGACTGCCTGAAAAAAGTCGTGAGGATATTGCCCTTGAGTTACGGTCAACTATTGAGGATATGTTACCTGATGAACCCAACGAAGAAGATGTAAAACTAGTTCTTGAGAAGTTAGGGAACCCTGTCACACTAGCTAGTGGATATCGAGATCGGCCCATGCATCTTATAGGGCCACGTTATTTTGATGTATATGTTACGTTGTTGAAAATGGTTTTACCGATTGCTGCTGTTATTTCATTGATAGCAACTATTTCGGAATTTGTCGTTGGATATGGTGGGGAAGAAGCAATCCTTCAAGTAGTATTGTCAATTTTAGGATATGGCATTTGGAAAGTCCTTCAAGTAGGGGTTCAAACATTCTTTTGGTTGACAATAGTATTCGCCATTATCGAACGCGCGGATACTAGGCAAGACCAACAGCCGCTCACAACATCACTTTCGAAATGGACACCAGATGATTTGAAGAACATCACTTACATTCCTAAGAAAAAGGTTATTGGGAAGTTCGAAGTATTTGGAAGCTTGATGTGGACAGCAATTTGGGCTACCTTGTATTTTTATGCGAATCATCTTCTAGGTATATATGAAGGTGGAGGGGACGGACTGAAATTTGTGGCCCCAGCTTTCAATCAAGAAGTTTTACTTCGGTATTGGCCAATCGTTGTTGTTGTGATCGGTTTTGAAATCGCATTAGCTGTTTATAAATTAATTAAGGGACAGTGGACGAAAAGAATGGCGATATTCAATGCTGTCCATGAGTTTATTGCAACCGTTGTATTCATTGTCATATTAATAAGTCCGAATGTAATGAACCAAGAGTTTATAACATATATGGCGGATTTATTTACCAGCTCCGCTAAGCAATTTGAAATGTGGTTCGTTGAAGGCGGAATTATCATCTTTATAGCATTTGCATCAATTACTATATTTGATGGTTTTCGAAAGGCTAGAATTTGA
- a CDS encoding PadR family transcriptional regulator, with product MSTLLNSLITELRRGTLTLAVLSQLRTPQYGYSLVQLLEKSGIVMDQSTLYPLLRRLEKQELVTSSWDTSESRPRKYYVLSEYGLEIFEQLKKEWMDNSKELYSLLKGDEDDESD from the coding sequence ATGAGTACTTTATTGAATTCTTTAATAACAGAGCTGAGGAGAGGCACGTTGACGTTAGCTGTTTTAAGTCAATTGCGAACACCTCAGTATGGCTATTCACTTGTCCAGTTATTGGAGAAATCGGGCATTGTTATGGATCAAAGTACGTTATATCCTTTGCTTCGACGCTTAGAAAAACAGGAATTAGTGACGAGTAGTTGGGATACATCTGAGAGTAGACCTCGGAAGTATTATGTTTTAAGCGAATATGGCTTAGAAATCTTTGAGCAGCTAAAGAAAGAATGGATGGATAATTCGAAAGAGCTTTATAGCTTATTAAAAGGGGATGAAGATGATGAATCTGATTGA